In a single window of the Leptospira sanjuanensis genome:
- a CDS encoding efflux RND transporter periplasmic adaptor subunit, with protein MKSFYTKAIVWIALSVVLAACASKKETYYCPMHPTYTSDRPGTCPICNMDLVQKGHEDHENHSGSSTLNGDLTTNNNSMGAKDDSSANGTSMDSSSAQNQNATNEDHASHEDSAVQNKSPETNPSPNPQELKLSLEKQQSIGIKTESVQRRDLTKSIQAYSTVAYDPDLYTALTEYKELLRSRELLPDSSFGGQNPQIRLRQLGLSPEQIRLWTSGKRDPSELILGGKSGRAHIYSQIYESDLSAIHVGLKISFQTKVFPNKTFTGKIASIDTILDKNNRTLRLRSEVNDREQILKPQMFGDLEIVLPLKKILSVPSSAILDTGIHKMVYVQTGPDRFMGVPVKTGISAGSWVEIKEGLEEGQRVVVESAFLIDSEARIRFGSSSHKH; from the coding sequence ATGAAATCATTTTATACAAAAGCGATCGTTTGGATCGCTCTTTCCGTCGTTTTAGCGGCCTGTGCTTCCAAAAAGGAAACGTATTATTGTCCGATGCATCCGACTTACACGTCGGATCGCCCCGGAACATGCCCGATTTGTAATATGGATTTGGTTCAAAAAGGGCACGAGGATCACGAAAACCATTCCGGTAGCTCGACTCTGAACGGCGATTTAACGACGAATAATAATTCGATGGGAGCCAAAGATGATTCCTCAGCGAACGGCACATCCATGGATTCTTCTTCTGCTCAAAATCAAAACGCAACGAACGAAGACCACGCTTCTCACGAGGATTCTGCGGTTCAAAATAAATCGCCGGAGACGAATCCAAGTCCGAATCCGCAAGAACTAAAACTTTCCTTGGAAAAACAACAATCGATCGGAATCAAAACGGAATCGGTGCAAAGAAGGGATTTAACCAAATCGATTCAAGCATATTCAACCGTTGCGTATGATCCCGATTTATATACGGCTTTGACCGAATATAAGGAACTGCTTCGATCCCGTGAGTTATTACCCGATTCCTCCTTTGGCGGACAAAACCCGCAGATTCGTCTGAGGCAACTCGGTTTATCTCCCGAGCAAATCCGGCTTTGGACCTCGGGCAAACGAGATCCTTCCGAATTGATTTTAGGCGGAAAGTCGGGAAGGGCGCATATTTATTCTCAGATCTACGAATCCGATTTGTCCGCGATCCATGTCGGTTTAAAAATTTCCTTCCAGACGAAGGTTTTTCCGAACAAAACCTTTACGGGAAAAATCGCAAGCATCGATACGATTCTCGACAAGAACAATCGAACCCTTCGTTTACGAAGCGAAGTGAACGACCGCGAACAAATTCTGAAACCGCAGATGTTCGGAGATCTGGAAATCGTTCTTCCTCTCAAAAAAATCCTGAGCGTTCCTTCTTCCGCGATTTTGGATACGGGAATTCATAAGATGGTCTATGTTCAAACCGGTCCGGATCGGTTCATGGGAGTGCCCGTAAAAACCGGAATCAGCGCCGGGTCTTGGGTGGAAATCAAGGAAGGCTTAGAAGAAGGACAGAGGGTGGTCGTGGAATCAGCTTTTCTGATCGATTCCGAAGCAAGGATTCGTTTCGGATCCTCTTCCCACAAACATTGA
- a CDS encoding peptide MFS transporter: MDVQSKGINRHPKGLWVLFSTETWERFSFYGMRALLVLFLTKVFHFSDPNANRIYGIYTGLVYLTPLIGGYLADRYLGFKKSIFLGTTLMMFGHLSLAFETKSFFFLGLALLIIGVGFFKPTISTVVGRIYEAENKNHMKDSGFTIFYMGINLGGFLGPLFCGYFSESFGWGYGFGVAAFGVFFGILIFLFGRKRFDEKVFEAGKKNHLSESHRRSPLTVEEKQRIAVILIFTAFAIIFWAVFEQIGSSMNLFIDRHVDRNWFGYDIPTPFFQSLNPLLILVLAPIIASFWTALAKRNWKPDTSTRFAYGFFILGLGFLILTLVTLDFRLGHKIPAIWLILMVVCITAGELFTSPGGLSLVTKLAPNHLGGFMMGVWFLSSFFGNILAGELAGLMRTDSFPKFFGMFACLAFSGGIVLFLARKKFQFWMHDGDR, translated from the coding sequence ATGGACGTCCAGAGCAAAGGGATAAATCGTCATCCGAAAGGTCTCTGGGTTTTGTTTTCTACGGAAACCTGGGAACGATTCAGCTTTTACGGAATGCGAGCCTTACTCGTGTTATTCCTAACGAAGGTCTTTCATTTTTCCGATCCGAACGCGAATCGAATCTACGGAATTTATACGGGACTCGTGTATCTTACTCCGTTGATCGGCGGTTATCTGGCGGATCGTTATCTGGGTTTTAAGAAATCCATTTTTTTAGGAACCACATTGATGATGTTCGGACATCTCAGTCTTGCGTTCGAAACGAAATCGTTTTTCTTTTTGGGATTGGCGCTTCTGATCATAGGAGTCGGTTTTTTTAAACCGACTATTTCCACGGTGGTGGGGAGAATCTACGAAGCCGAAAACAAAAATCACATGAAAGATTCAGGATTCACCATTTTTTACATGGGAATCAATCTCGGAGGATTCTTAGGGCCTTTGTTCTGCGGTTATTTCAGCGAATCGTTCGGCTGGGGTTACGGATTCGGAGTAGCGGCTTTCGGAGTATTTTTCGGAATTCTGATTTTCTTATTCGGTAGAAAGAGATTCGATGAAAAGGTTTTCGAAGCCGGTAAGAAGAATCATCTTAGCGAAAGTCATAGACGATCCCCTCTTACGGTAGAGGAAAAACAAAGAATCGCGGTTATTCTCATCTTTACCGCATTTGCCATTATCTTTTGGGCCGTGTTCGAACAAATCGGCTCTTCGATGAATCTTTTTATCGATCGTCACGTGGACCGGAACTGGTTCGGATACGACATCCCCACGCCGTTTTTTCAATCCTTAAACCCTTTGTTGATTTTGGTTTTAGCGCCGATCATCGCCTCGTTTTGGACGGCGCTTGCAAAACGGAATTGGAAGCCGGACACTTCGACCCGATTCGCTTACGGATTTTTCATACTCGGACTCGGGTTTCTGATTTTAACGTTAGTCACATTGGACTTCCGTTTAGGCCATAAGATTCCGGCGATTTGGCTCATTTTGATGGTGGTCTGCATCACCGCGGGGGAATTGTTCACTTCTCCCGGAGGGTTGTCCCTTGTGACAAAACTCGCACCGAATCATCTCGGCGGTTTTATGATGGGGGTTTGGTTTCTTTCCAGCTTTTTCGGCAACATTCTCGCGGGAGAACTCGCAGGTTTGATGAGAACTGACAGTTTCCCCAAATTCTTCGGCATGTTCGCTTGTCTGGCTTTTTCGGGAGGAATCGTTCTATTCCTTGCGCGAAAAAAATTCCAGTTCTGGATGCACGACGGAGACCGCTGA
- a CDS encoding TolC family protein has product MGSLRIYSIFIIFHLCFLVSVSFADSKSDRKTLEEILTLIAEEHPEAKSLGHLTHSHKSHTEASGILPDPKIGIAYRNYPTRNGYALNDRPLDTPTMTGVEFSVSQELPFPGKLGSEQKISKFMEKEAGYTYLSGINRLLSDLLSKLNRYQRSRNKLELNRRVLELLSAQKNVVQGYYSSGSVSLAEAFKPTIARTEALERETEYSTNIKDLNSQLEYFLIEDKLSKNDLTSLDADSYFRENEYRILSLHTSIDSLSGESPDYKAFVTEEKRFKETAKLGKLSLLPQTEVFFSYMNRRSQTFALDRGPLDYKLMDTTEYRGDLFSFGVTMKVPFWSAFKWDSITGQYEKQADAGKESAVKARKQIASELKRNLELIYGLQKQIDLLQKQLIPELEKTVRANTHLYIPGKTKLQEVLTAQVEVVNAKIRQEDLLERKNESILNILRLLSRLQPEKEIGPHSNHSGETL; this is encoded by the coding sequence ATGGGTTCTTTACGCATATATTCTATTTTTATAATATTTCATCTTTGTTTTTTAGTTTCCGTTTCGTTTGCAGATTCCAAGTCGGATCGTAAGACGCTTGAAGAAATCCTGACTTTGATCGCAGAGGAACATCCCGAAGCGAAATCGCTCGGACATCTTACGCATTCTCACAAATCCCATACCGAAGCTTCCGGGATTCTACCCGATCCGAAAATCGGGATCGCCTATCGAAACTATCCCACCCGCAACGGATACGCGTTAAACGACCGCCCTTTGGACACGCCCACGATGACCGGGGTGGAGTTTTCCGTTTCGCAGGAACTTCCGTTTCCGGGCAAACTCGGAAGCGAACAAAAAATTTCCAAATTTATGGAGAAGGAAGCGGGTTATACGTATCTTTCCGGAATCAACCGTCTTTTGAGCGATCTTCTCTCGAAACTCAATCGATACCAACGATCCAGAAATAAGCTGGAGTTGAACCGAAGAGTCCTCGAATTGCTTTCGGCTCAAAAAAACGTGGTTCAAGGATATTATTCCTCTGGCAGCGTTTCTCTGGCGGAAGCGTTCAAACCTACGATCGCCAGAACGGAGGCGTTGGAAAGAGAAACGGAATATTCCACAAATATAAAGGACTTAAACTCTCAACTGGAATACTTTCTGATCGAGGATAAACTTTCCAAAAACGACCTCACCTCCTTGGACGCGGATTCCTACTTTAGAGAAAACGAATATAGAATATTATCGCTCCATACTTCCATCGATTCGTTGAGCGGAGAAAGCCCGGATTACAAGGCGTTTGTCACGGAAGAAAAACGATTTAAGGAAACCGCCAAACTCGGAAAACTTTCTCTTCTTCCTCAAACCGAAGTCTTCTTTTCTTACATGAATCGCAGATCGCAGACGTTCGCATTGGACCGAGGACCGCTCGATTACAAACTTATGGATACGACCGAATATCGAGGGGATCTATTCAGTTTCGGGGTTACGATGAAGGTTCCTTTTTGGTCCGCGTTCAAATGGGATAGCATCACAGGTCAGTATGAAAAGCAGGCCGATGCCGGAAAAGAATCCGCCGTAAAGGCGAGAAAACAGATCGCTTCCGAGCTCAAGAGAAATTTGGAACTCATCTACGGTTTGCAAAAACAAATCGATCTCCTTCAAAAACAGCTCATTCCCGAATTGGAGAAAACGGTGCGCGCCAATACGCATCTTTACATCCCCGGAAAAACGAAATTGCAGGAAGTTTTGACCGCGCAAGTGGAAGTGGTCAACGCGAAGATCCGCCAGGAAGATCTATTAGAAAGAAAAAACGAATCGATTCTCAACATTCTCCGTTTGTTGAGCAGACTCCAACCTGAAAAAGAAATCGGTCCGCATTCGAATCACTCGGGAGAAACATTATGA
- a CDS encoding cob(I)yrinic acid a,c-diamide adenosyltransferase, translating into MKIYTKKGDFGQTSLATGSKVSKSDRRVELYGTADELNSTIGVVRSFLPSGSELHSPLETIQNLLFELGSELAGFRPKEESCILESDITFLETAIDRMQEKLEPLKKFILPGGTKASSFLHISRTVARRLEREMVRFKEEGLEILSPPLIFMNRLSDYFFVAARFANLEEKIQEPIWTSRAKG; encoded by the coding sequence ATGAAAATCTATACTAAAAAGGGAGATTTCGGTCAAACCTCTCTTGCCACCGGTTCCAAGGTTTCCAAATCGGATCGTAGAGTAGAACTCTACGGAACCGCGGATGAACTCAATTCAACGATCGGGGTCGTAAGATCCTTTTTGCCTTCCGGCTCCGAACTTCATTCTCCCCTGGAAACGATTCAAAACCTCCTTTTTGAACTCGGCTCTGAACTAGCCGGGTTTCGACCCAAGGAAGAATCCTGCATCTTAGAATCCGATATTACGTTTTTGGAAACTGCAATCGATCGGATGCAGGAAAAACTGGAACCTCTGAAAAAATTTATCCTTCCCGGCGGAACGAAGGCTTCTTCTTTTTTGCATATCTCGAGAACGGTTGCGAGAAGACTGGAACGGGAAATGGTCCGCTTTAAGGAAGAAGGTCTTGAAATTCTTTCTCCGCCGTTGATTTTTATGAACCGCCTTTCGGATTATTTTTTTGTGGCCGCGCGTTTTGCGAATTTGGAAGAAAAGATTCAGGAACCGATATGGACGTCCAGAGCAAAGGGATAA
- a CDS encoding efflux RND transporter permease subunit: MIQNIIRFSVYNKFLIILLTLGAIAASIVSLRNIPLDAIPDLSDTQVIVYSRWDRSPDILEDQVTYPIITSLLGAPKIKAVRGFSDFGFSYVYVIFQDGTDIYWARSRVLEYLSRIQSNLPAGVKTELGPDASSVGWVYQYALTDTSGNSSLADLRTYQDFKLKYLLNAVGGVSEVASLGGFRKQYQITIQPNALRSYNIDFDTLVQRIRASNQETGGRLLEISGAEYMVRGRGYLSSLEDLENISLGTDLNGTPILLKNVATVQFGPDIRRGIADLNGEGDVVAGTIVMRHGENALNVIDRLKTKLETIRKNLPDGAELIPTYDRSELIRSAISTLQWKLIEEMLIVSAVILLFLWHFPSAIIPILTIPISVLLTFIPMFLLDINANLMSLSGMAISIGVLVDGAIVEVENAYKKLEEWEAGGRKGDYHQVRLEALLEVGPSVFFSLLVIAVAFFPVFALVDQEGRLFKPLAYSKNIAMAVAALLAITLDPAFRMLFTRMDPFTFKSAFLSKIATNLFVGKYYPEEKHPVSKILFRLYGPACRWVLHHPKQTIFSAIVLVVLTIPVYWSLGSEFMPPLDEESLLYMPTTLPGIGVAEAEKLMVSMDQKLKSIPEIKRVFGKSGRSETATDSAPFSMMETVILLKPKEEWRKADRFYSHWPRIFQLPFLPFSNERITKEELIQILNREMQYPGVTNAWTMPIKARIDMLSTGMRTPVGIKILGSSLEEIERIGVEIESLLKTLPDTRSAFAERTAAGYYLDIELKRSNLARYNISVDSAQQIVVSAIGGESITQTIEGRERFSVNLRYPRELRDSADTIRSILVPTATFGHIPLAEIADVRLKTGPSMIRDENGFLAGYVYVDPATSDIGGYVDEGKKLLQEKIKIPSGYSIEWSGQYENMIRVRERMKYVLPITILIIFLLLYANTKSYAKTWIVLLAVPFSLVGAVGLLYALGYHVSVAVWVGMIALMGLDAETGVFMLLYLDLSYADAEKKGRLRNEEEWIEAVFHGAVHRVRPKIMTVLAAMMGLLPILWSNSTGSDVMKRIAAPMVGGLTTSFILELLVYPPVYLLWKQGKLTPSNLFAFWNIQKEESIFTASPTRQKRGKK; this comes from the coding sequence ATGATTCAAAATATTATTCGATTTTCCGTATATAATAAATTCTTAATTATACTTTTGACCCTGGGAGCGATCGCCGCATCGATCGTATCTTTGCGGAACATTCCTTTGGACGCGATCCCAGATCTTTCGGATACGCAGGTGATCGTCTATTCCCGATGGGATCGAAGCCCCGACATTTTGGAGGATCAAGTCACTTATCCGATCATAACATCCTTATTGGGCGCTCCTAAGATCAAAGCGGTTCGCGGCTTTTCGGATTTCGGATTCTCGTATGTCTACGTCATCTTTCAGGATGGGACCGATATATACTGGGCGCGTTCGAGGGTTCTCGAATATCTTTCCCGAATCCAATCCAATCTTCCCGCGGGAGTCAAAACCGAGTTGGGTCCCGACGCAAGTTCGGTGGGTTGGGTCTATCAATATGCTTTGACCGATACGAGCGGGAATTCTTCCCTTGCGGATCTGAGAACGTATCAGGATTTTAAACTCAAATATCTTTTGAACGCGGTCGGGGGCGTTTCCGAAGTAGCTTCGTTAGGCGGTTTTAGAAAACAGTATCAGATCACCATCCAACCGAACGCATTACGATCCTATAATATCGATTTCGATACGTTGGTGCAGAGAATTCGCGCGAGCAATCAGGAAACCGGCGGAAGGCTTCTCGAAATATCGGGAGCGGAATACATGGTTCGGGGAAGGGGGTATCTTTCTTCTTTGGAAGATTTGGAAAATATCTCTCTCGGAACCGACTTGAACGGAACGCCGATCCTTTTGAAAAACGTCGCGACCGTCCAATTCGGTCCCGACATACGGAGGGGAATCGCCGATTTAAACGGGGAAGGGGACGTGGTCGCGGGAACGATTGTTATGCGACATGGGGAAAACGCGCTCAACGTGATCGATCGTCTTAAAACAAAACTCGAAACGATCCGAAAGAATTTACCGGACGGAGCAGAACTCATCCCTACTTACGATCGATCGGAGTTGATCCGGAGCGCGATATCGACGCTCCAATGGAAATTGATCGAAGAGATGCTCATCGTCTCCGCGGTGATCCTTTTGTTTTTGTGGCATTTCCCCTCGGCGATCATACCGATTTTGACGATCCCGATCAGCGTGCTTCTTACCTTTATCCCGATGTTTCTTTTGGACATCAACGCAAACCTAATGTCCTTGTCCGGAATGGCGATTTCGATCGGAGTTCTCGTCGACGGCGCGATCGTCGAGGTGGAAAACGCGTATAAAAAACTCGAAGAGTGGGAAGCGGGGGGTAGAAAAGGGGATTATCACCAAGTTCGTTTGGAAGCCCTTTTGGAAGTCGGACCGTCCGTATTCTTTTCTCTGCTCGTCATTGCGGTCGCATTCTTTCCTGTCTTCGCTTTAGTCGATCAGGAAGGAAGATTGTTCAAACCTTTGGCCTATTCCAAAAACATCGCGATGGCAGTTGCCGCGCTTCTTGCGATCACTCTTGATCCGGCATTTCGGATGTTGTTCACGAGAATGGATCCGTTCACTTTTAAAAGCGCGTTTCTTTCCAAGATCGCGACAAACCTCTTCGTAGGAAAGTATTACCCGGAAGAAAAACATCCGGTCAGTAAGATTCTGTTTCGACTCTACGGGCCTGCGTGTCGCTGGGTCTTGCATCATCCCAAACAAACGATATTCTCCGCGATCGTTCTCGTAGTATTAACGATCCCCGTGTATTGGAGTTTGGGCAGCGAATTTATGCCCCCGCTCGACGAAGAAAGCCTGTTGTATATGCCGACCACGTTACCCGGAATCGGTGTTGCCGAAGCGGAAAAATTGATGGTTTCTATGGATCAAAAATTGAAATCGATTCCCGAGATCAAACGCGTATTCGGAAAATCCGGCAGATCGGAAACGGCAACGGATTCGGCCCCGTTCTCCATGATGGAAACGGTAATTCTTTTAAAGCCAAAAGAAGAATGGAGAAAGGCGGATCGATTCTATTCCCATTGGCCGCGAATCTTTCAACTTCCGTTTTTACCGTTCAGCAACGAAAGAATCACCAAGGAAGAACTGATCCAAATTCTCAACCGAGAAATGCAATACCCCGGCGTGACGAACGCCTGGACCATGCCGATCAAAGCGCGGATCGATATGCTGAGCACGGGAATGCGAACGCCGGTGGGAATCAAGATTCTCGGTTCGTCCTTGGAGGAAATCGAACGGATCGGAGTGGAAATCGAAAGTCTATTAAAGACGCTCCCCGACACAAGGAGCGCTTTCGCGGAAAGAACCGCAGCCGGTTACTATCTCGATATAGAATTAAAAAGATCTAATTTAGCAAGATATAATATTTCCGTGGATTCGGCTCAGCAGATCGTAGTCTCCGCCATCGGAGGAGAATCGATCACACAGACGATAGAAGGACGGGAACGTTTTTCGGTAAATCTCCGTTATCCGAGGGAACTTCGAGATTCCGCGGATACGATCCGTTCCATTCTCGTTCCGACCGCAACTTTCGGACATATTCCTCTTGCGGAAATCGCGGACGTTAGACTCAAAACGGGGCCTTCCATGATCCGGGATGAAAACGGATTCTTAGCGGGTTACGTCTACGTCGATCCGGCTACGAGCGACATCGGAGGTTACGTCGACGAAGGCAAAAAACTTTTACAGGAAAAGATCAAAATCCCGAGCGGGTATTCCATCGAATGGAGCGGCCAATACGAGAATATGATCCGGGTTCGGGAAAGAATGAAGTATGTTCTGCCCATCACGATCCTCATCATCTTCTTATTGTTATACGCGAATACCAAGTCTTATGCAAAGACTTGGATCGTATTGCTCGCGGTTCCGTTTTCTCTCGTGGGAGCGGTCGGACTTCTTTATGCTTTGGGTTATCACGTATCGGTTGCGGTTTGGGTGGGAATGATCGCGCTGATGGGACTCGACGCGGAAACCGGAGTCTTTATGCTTTTGTATCTCGATTTATCCTATGCGGACGCCGAAAAGAAAGGTCGTCTTCGGAACGAGGAAGAATGGATCGAAGCGGTTTTCCACGGAGCGGTTCATCGCGTTCGTCCGAAAATCATGACAGTACTTGCGGCGATGATGGGATTGTTGCCGATTCTCTGGTCGAACAGTACCGGCTCAGACGTGATGAAACGGATCGCCGCTCCGATGGTGGGCGGACTTACTACGAGTTTCATTCTGGAATTGCTCGTATATCCGCCCGTATATCTGCTTTGGAAACAGGGGAAATTGACTCCGAGCAACTTATTCGCTTTCTGGAATATTCAAAAAGAAGAATCCATTTTTACCGCTTCGCCGACTCGGCAAAAGCGGGGCAAAAAATGA
- a CDS encoding DUF1564 domain-containing protein produces the protein MGVLLLNSNRELRSKLQERRSEVVTLLIPKTTWTRYPETTQKNLAKRIPILLERYGKYLTTVNRLGVNARKTLYQPSPGKDNMLRMNVRVSTGSWAFLGALAQMHGVSRCYLFNYLLWLDEVGVGDSIVNTMNEGGPTFHRSYSYILHLDLLQNTIARRLETEPINSFYVLDYRDWFDS, from the coding sequence ATGGGTGTTCTGCTTTTAAATTCGAATCGTGAACTTCGATCTAAACTTCAAGAAAGAAGATCGGAGGTTGTTACCCTTCTGATTCCCAAAACAACTTGGACTCGTTATCCCGAAACGACACAAAAAAACCTTGCGAAGAGGATTCCGATTCTTTTGGAACGATACGGCAAGTATTTAACTACGGTGAATCGTTTGGGAGTGAATGCAAGAAAGACTTTATATCAGCCTTCGCCCGGGAAAGATAATATGTTGAGAATGAATGTTCGGGTGAGCACGGGAAGTTGGGCGTTTCTCGGCGCATTGGCGCAGATGCATGGAGTTTCACGTTGTTATCTTTTTAATTATTTATTGTGGTTGGATGAGGTTGGAGTCGGGGATTCTATCGTGAATACGATGAATGAAGGAGGTCCCACCTTCCACCGATCTTACAGCTATATCCTCCACCTCGATCTGCTCCAAAATACGATTGCGCGTCGATTGGAAACGGAACCGATCAATTCATTTTACGTACTCGACTACCGCGATTGGTTCGATTCTTAA
- a CDS encoding C40 family peptidase gives MFRISKIFLILFWIPVSLFADPFSDLLKEDFEAGQTLLIRNSVFQRLGGKSKDPKVIEITKNTIPWAIMEGLAPDTIADLIVNQYYVSLSGMRFTEAEDAIPILSKQKLSDKDFVLVSLFVKETDKAGIREEIRNVFLSTALKSRWDGFSILAGGRALIAGKYAGIPENRLASRVLSLIPSKGASSSFEKTDSAFRQAIFFNPTNDRYTLASDLLSQLKSLHEGTKSRSLDSWTATIATARTLDSGLDSAGEVVIGDRPKFGFEENIPEPPLVPEVEPDVPVSPGKSDWETLRSSYLLSVVKEWVGTPYYWGGTSKKGVDCSGFTFSSLTDKRVGVPAKIVPRLGRDQAKSGSGVSHNNLRAGDLIFFSASPNQSKITHVGLVISDKEFAHASSTRGVVIDKISMKWWIDRYVTSRRVFKKVES, from the coding sequence ATGTTTCGAATTTCCAAGATTTTTTTGATTCTTTTCTGGATTCCCGTTTCCTTGTTTGCCGATCCGTTTTCCGATCTGCTCAAGGAGGATTTCGAAGCGGGTCAAACCCTGCTCATCCGCAACTCCGTCTTTCAAAGGTTAGGCGGGAAATCCAAGGATCCGAAGGTGATCGAAATCACGAAAAACACGATTCCCTGGGCGATCATGGAAGGGCTCGCGCCCGATACGATCGCGGATCTGATCGTAAACCAATACTATGTTTCACTTTCCGGAATGCGTTTTACCGAAGCGGAAGACGCCATCCCGATTCTTTCCAAACAAAAACTTTCCGATAAGGATTTCGTTTTGGTTTCCTTATTCGTAAAGGAAACGGACAAGGCCGGAATTCGGGAAGAAATCCGAAACGTTTTCCTATCGACCGCGCTCAAATCCCGTTGGGACGGCTTTTCTATTTTGGCCGGTGGACGAGCACTTATCGCGGGAAAATACGCGGGCATTCCCGAGAACAGACTCGCTTCCCGAGTGTTGAGTCTGATTCCGAGCAAAGGAGCGAGTTCTTCCTTTGAAAAAACGGATTCGGCTTTTCGCCAAGCGATCTTTTTTAATCCGACAAACGACCGTTACACGCTCGCCTCCGATCTTTTGTCCCAATTGAAATCCCTGCACGAAGGCACCAAAAGCAGATCCTTGGATTCTTGGACGGCGACGATCGCGACGGCACGGACTTTGGATAGCGGTCTCGATTCCGCCGGAGAAGTGGTCATCGGAGACAGACCGAAATTCGGATTTGAGGAAAATATCCCGGAACCTCCCTTGGTCCCCGAAGTCGAACCGGACGTTCCCGTTTCACCGGGAAAATCCGACTGGGAAACATTACGTTCTTCTTATCTACTTTCCGTGGTTAAGGAATGGGTCGGAACTCCGTATTACTGGGGAGGTACTTCCAAAAAAGGCGTGGATTGTTCCGGATTTACGTTCAGTTCTCTTACAGATAAACGAGTGGGGGTTCCTGCAAAAATCGTTCCTCGTCTCGGAAGAGATCAGGCCAAATCGGGAAGCGGCGTTTCGCATAACAATTTAAGGGCGGGAGATCTGATCTTCTTTTCCGCTTCTCCGAATCAAAGTAAGATCACCCACGTAGGTCTTGTCATCAGCGACAAGGAATTCGCACACGCTTCTTCCACGAGAGGCGTGGTCATCGATAAGATTTCGATGAAGTGGTGGATCGACCGTTATGTGACATCGCGGAGGGTGTTTAAAAAAGTGGAATCCTGA
- a CDS encoding flagellin N-terminal helical domain-containing protein encodes MIINHNISALRTNNVLKSVNKELDKTMEKLSTGLRINRAGDDALGFAMSEKMRTQIRGLAQAERNVMDGVSFIQVTEGTLEQVNNILQRLRELSIQTSNGIYSNEDRKLVQLEVDQLIEEVDRIGKSAEFNHIKPLSGDHSKQSNKPIQLQVGPNQNEKLDIFIDSMNATGLQLVANGKKQALSSPASANAMIGILDTAISKVNQQRADLGAYYNRLEITSQGLQSSYVNMVAAESRVRDADMAEQIVDYTRNQILTKSGSAMLAQANMRPDQVVKLLSDRFG; translated from the coding sequence ATGATCATCAATCACAACATTAGCGCGCTCAGGACGAACAACGTACTGAAGAGCGTGAACAAGGAATTGGACAAGACCATGGAAAAACTTTCCACGGGTCTGCGGATCAATCGCGCCGGCGACGACGCGCTCGGGTTCGCGATGTCCGAAAAGATGCGGACCCAGATCCGCGGTCTTGCTCAAGCGGAGCGTAACGTGATGGACGGAGTTTCCTTCATCCAGGTTACGGAAGGAACGCTCGAGCAAGTGAACAATATCCTCCAAAGACTCAGGGAACTTTCGATCCAAACTTCGAACGGAATCTATTCGAACGAGGATCGCAAATTGGTTCAGCTCGAAGTGGATCAGCTCATCGAGGAAGTGGACAGAATCGGTAAATCCGCCGAGTTCAACCATATCAAACCTCTTTCGGGCGATCATTCCAAACAATCCAACAAGCCGATTCAGCTCCAAGTCGGTCCGAATCAGAACGAGAAGCTCGATATCTTCATCGATTCCATGAACGCGACCGGTCTTCAGTTGGTTGCCAACGGAAAAAAACAAGCCCTCTCCTCCCCCGCAAGCGCGAACGCGATGATCGGGATTTTGGACACGGCGATTTCCAAGGTGAATCAGCAAAGAGCCGATCTCGGAGCGTATTACAATCGTCTGGAAATCACTTCTCAGGGATTGCAATCCAGCTACGTGAATATGGTCGCCGCTGAAAGCCGTGTGAGGGACGCGGACATGGCGGAACAGATCGTGGATTATACCAGAAATCAGATTCTCACAAAGAGCGGTTCCGCGATGCTCGCACAGGCGAACATGAGACCCGATCAAGTGGTGAAATTGTTAAGCGACCGATTCGGCTGA